A portion of the Acidihalobacter yilgarnensis genome contains these proteins:
- a CDS encoding carbon-nitrogen hydrolase family protein — MSRVAAIQMASGPNREANLLEAGRLLSEAARAGAKLAVLPECFDLMPRTDAERAAAAEADGEGRVQDFLAGQARRHGLWLVGGTIPLRSAEPGRAFASCLVYAPDGQRVARYDKIHLFDVALTESGEQYHESATTVPGNGTVVVETDLGCVGLAVCYDLRFPELFHALQRKGAELFVLPSAFTALTGQAHWDVLLRARAIENLSYLVAAAQGGFHVSGRETFGHSQVVDPWGAVLASRVSGAGVVVADVDLTQQRRIRGQFPILEHHRLGIPAETETL, encoded by the coding sequence ATGAGTCGTGTGGCGGCGATCCAGATGGCCTCTGGCCCGAATCGTGAGGCCAACCTGCTTGAGGCGGGTCGCCTGCTCAGCGAAGCCGCGCGTGCCGGTGCGAAGCTGGCCGTACTGCCGGAATGCTTCGACCTGATGCCGCGGACCGATGCCGAACGCGCCGCTGCCGCCGAGGCAGATGGTGAGGGGCGCGTGCAGGATTTTCTGGCTGGGCAGGCGCGTCGGCATGGACTCTGGCTGGTGGGGGGGACCATCCCGCTGCGCTCCGCCGAGCCGGGGCGGGCCTTCGCCAGCTGCCTCGTGTACGCCCCGGATGGTCAACGCGTCGCGCGTTACGACAAGATCCATCTATTTGACGTGGCCCTGACCGAGAGCGGCGAGCAGTATCATGAATCGGCCACGACGGTTCCCGGCAATGGGACGGTGGTGGTGGAAACGGACTTGGGATGTGTGGGGCTGGCGGTGTGCTACGACCTGCGCTTTCCCGAACTGTTTCATGCACTACAACGCAAAGGTGCCGAGTTATTCGTGCTGCCCTCCGCATTTACGGCACTCACTGGGCAGGCGCATTGGGATGTGCTGCTGCGCGCGCGGGCGATCGAAAATCTGAGTTATCTCGTCGCCGCGGCACAGGGCGGCTTCCACGTCAGCGGTCGGGAGACCTTCGGCCACAGCCAGGTGGTCGACCCTTGGGGTGCCGTGCTGGCGAGCCGCGTGAGCGGCGCCGGTGTGGTCGTCGCCGACGTGGACCTGACCCAGCAGCGGCGCATCCGCGGACAATTCCCCATCCTCGAACATCACCGGCTGGGTATCCCGGCCGAGACGGAGACACTATGA
- the ehuD gene encoding ectoine/hydroxyectoine ABC transporter permease subunit EhuD, giving the protein MLFGMHWDTTGGMLTFAWSILPILLVGLKVTLEATVLGFLLALTLGLLFALLQGIRLRIISWPVRFVVEFLRDTPLLVQLFFLFYVLPGFGLSLPAFAIGTLALGAQYSAYCAEIYRAGIEAVGRGQWEAARALDLDRWTTYKDIILPQAIPRIIPALGTYLVSMIKDAPLLSAISVLDMLAAANIIGGQTYNYLIPLTLVGALFLLTTLVVSYLVHRLDRWLPKSGIPLK; this is encoded by the coding sequence ATGTTATTTGGTATGCACTGGGACACGACTGGCGGCATGCTGACCTTCGCTTGGTCGATCCTGCCCATTCTGCTGGTCGGCCTCAAGGTCACCCTGGAGGCGACCGTGCTGGGCTTTCTGCTCGCCCTGACCCTCGGTCTCCTGTTTGCCCTGCTGCAAGGTATCCGGTTGCGCATCATTTCCTGGCCAGTGCGTTTCGTCGTCGAATTCCTACGCGACACGCCCCTGTTGGTACAGCTCTTTTTCCTGTTCTACGTACTACCTGGCTTCGGATTGTCTCTACCCGCATTCGCCATTGGCACGCTGGCCCTCGGTGCCCAGTACAGCGCCTATTGCGCGGAAATCTATCGCGCGGGCATCGAGGCCGTCGGCCGCGGCCAGTGGGAAGCCGCACGCGCACTGGATCTCGACCGCTGGACGACTTACAAGGACATCATCCTGCCGCAGGCGATCCCACGCATCATTCCCGCCCTCGGCACCTATCTCGTTTCCATGATCAAAGATGCACCGTTACTGTCTGCGATCAGCGTCCTCGACATGCTCGCAGCGGCCAACATCATCGGCGGGCAGACCTATAACTACCTCATACCCCTGACCCTGGTGGGCGCGCTGTTTCTGCTCACCACACTGGTCGTCTCCTACCTCGTCCACCGGCTCGATCGCTGGTTGCCCAAGAGCGGAATCCCCCTGAAATGA
- the ehuA gene encoding ectoine/hydroxyectoine ABC transporter ATP-binding protein EhuA, whose amino-acid sequence MTQPIVQFQSVDKRFGDFEILKGFDFNIQRGEKVVIIGASGSGKSTVLRILMTLERIQGGEVYIDGTPLWHEPLPGGGSRPAGERYLHRMRTQVGMVFQHFNLFPHMTALRNVIEAPLRVLRLPRAEAEARGRSLLDRVGLADKFDAFPAQLSGGQQQRVAIARALAMQPKVMLFDEPTSALDPEMIGEVLGVIRELAAESDLTMLIATHEMRFAREAADRVCFFDQGRILEDGPPSQIFGDPREDRTREFLARVDG is encoded by the coding sequence ATGACCCAACCGATCGTGCAGTTCCAGTCCGTCGACAAGCGCTTCGGCGATTTCGAGATCCTCAAGGGATTCGACTTCAATATCCAGCGCGGGGAAAAAGTCGTCATCATCGGTGCCTCCGGCTCGGGCAAATCGACCGTGCTGCGAATCCTGATGACCCTGGAGCGCATCCAGGGCGGCGAGGTCTACATCGACGGCACACCGCTGTGGCACGAGCCCCTGCCGGGCGGCGGTAGCAGGCCTGCAGGCGAACGTTACCTACACCGCATGCGCACACAGGTCGGCATGGTGTTCCAACACTTCAACCTGTTCCCGCACATGACCGCGCTGCGCAACGTCATCGAGGCGCCGCTGCGCGTGTTGCGCCTGCCGCGCGCGGAGGCTGAGGCCCGCGGCCGCTCGCTGCTCGATCGCGTCGGACTCGCCGACAAGTTCGATGCCTTCCCCGCCCAACTCTCCGGCGGCCAGCAGCAGCGCGTGGCCATCGCCCGCGCACTGGCCATGCAACCCAAGGTGATGCTGTTCGACGAGCCCACTTCAGCACTGGACCCCGAGATGATTGGCGAGGTACTCGGCGTAATTCGGGAGTTGGCAGCAGAAAGCGACTTGACCATGCTTATCGCCACCCACGAGATGCGCTTCGCGCGCGAGGCGGCCGATCGCGTCTGCTTCTTCGATCAAGGGCGCATTCTGGAGGACGGGCCGCCGTCACAAATCTTCGGCGACCCGCGCGAAGACCGCACCCGTGAGTTCCTCGCCCGCGTTGATGGCTGA
- the pmbA gene encoding metalloprotease PmbA, translating to MNAIRPLAMDETQLEAVVTQALEEAGRAGATAAEAVVSIDNGLAVAVRLGEVETLEYHRDKGLGLTLYFGQRKGNASTADFRPEAVREAVAAAAAIARHTAEDPYSGLADAERMARGYPDLDLDHPWALEPEAAIELARSCEDAARGVDQRINNSEGASVNTYRGTVVYGNTHGFIGGYTGTRHSLSCSVVAEQDGGMQRDYWYTDSRHPAQLDSAEHVGHETARRTLRRLGARKLSTRQAPVVIEADLARGFIGHFVGAIRGGALYRKSSFLLDQLGQSVFPSFMQIEEQPHLPGALGSSPFDGEGVATTQRELVRDGVLQGYVLDSYSARRLGMETTGNAGGVHNLTVKPGEHDLAGLLREMGTGLLVTELIGHGINMVTGDYSRGAAGFWVENGELCYPVEEITIAGNLKEMFQGVVAVGNDLDARGNIRTGSILLDRVTIAGES from the coding sequence ATGAACGCGATCCGCCCCCTGGCGATGGACGAGACGCAGCTTGAGGCGGTAGTCACGCAGGCGCTTGAAGAAGCCGGTCGAGCCGGCGCAACTGCGGCCGAGGCGGTGGTCAGTATCGACAACGGCCTTGCGGTAGCCGTTCGCCTGGGTGAGGTCGAGACCCTTGAATACCATCGCGACAAGGGATTGGGACTGACGTTGTACTTTGGCCAGCGCAAGGGCAATGCCAGTACCGCTGATTTCCGTCCGGAAGCGGTGCGTGAGGCAGTCGCCGCTGCCGCTGCGATTGCCCGCCATACCGCGGAGGATCCGTATTCGGGTTTGGCTGACGCAGAGCGTATGGCCCGGGGCTACCCGGATCTCGATCTTGACCACCCCTGGGCATTGGAGCCTGAGGCCGCGATCGAGTTGGCGCGTAGCTGCGAGGATGCCGCACGCGGCGTCGATCAGAGGATCAATAATTCCGAGGGTGCGAGCGTCAATACCTACCGCGGTACGGTGGTTTACGGTAATACCCACGGTTTCATCGGCGGCTACACGGGGACGCGCCACAGCCTGAGTTGCTCGGTAGTAGCGGAGCAGGATGGCGGGATGCAGCGAGATTATTGGTATACGGATTCGCGCCACCCGGCACAGCTCGACAGCGCCGAGCATGTGGGCCATGAGACCGCGCGGCGCACCTTACGACGCCTTGGCGCGCGCAAGCTCAGCACCCGCCAGGCACCGGTCGTGATCGAGGCCGATCTCGCGCGCGGTTTCATCGGCCACTTCGTCGGCGCCATCCGTGGCGGCGCGCTGTATCGCAAGTCGAGCTTTCTGCTCGATCAGCTCGGTCAGTCCGTATTCCCGTCGTTTATGCAGATTGAGGAGCAGCCGCATTTGCCTGGCGCGCTGGGCAGCTCGCCCTTCGATGGCGAGGGCGTGGCCACGACACAGCGTGAACTGGTACGCGACGGAGTATTGCAGGGCTATGTGCTCGACAGTTATTCCGCTCGGCGCTTGGGTATGGAGACCACGGGTAACGCGGGTGGTGTGCACAACCTCACTGTCAAACCCGGCGAGCATGATCTTGCCGGCCTGTTGCGTGAGATGGGAACAGGTTTGCTGGTCACGGAGTTGATCGGCCACGGTATCAATATGGTGACGGGTGACTATTCACGCGGTGCGGCGGGCTTCTGGGTCGAGAACGGCGAGTTGTGCTACCCGGTAGAGGAAATCACCATTGCGGGTAATCTGAAGGAAATGTTTCAGGGCGTGGTGGCGGTTGGCAACGATCTTGACGCACGCGGCAATATTCGCACCGGATCGATCCTGCTCGACCGGGTCACGATTGCCGGCGAATCCTGA
- the tldD gene encoding metalloprotease TldD, giving the protein MTDNALDLAQAHILAPSGLGEQDLSRALSSLLGGNIDSGDLYFQLSRHESWGLEDGIVREGSWGIDQGVGVRAISGDKTGFAYSDEIVLPALLDAAQAARAIAHGGQSGQMQAWQSRTGHALYMPQDPTQSMSPEDKIALLQRVDAEARRQDPRVTQVMVSLAGEHDLILVAASDGTLAADARPLVRLNVTVIVESDGRREQGHAGGGGRVDYRYFLDGERALDYAREAVRQALVNLEAVAAPAGNMTVVLGPGWPGVLLHEAIGHGLEGDFNRKKTSAFSGRLGQRVAAKGVTVVDDGTLPDRRGSLNVDDEGTPTGCTTLIEDGILVGYMQDRLNARLMGMAPTGNGRRESYAHLPMPRMTNTYMRAGNDDPEEIIASVEKGLYAVNFGGGQVDITSGKFVFSASEAYLIENGKVTRPVKGATLIGNGPDVLTRVSRIGNDLKLDDGVGTCGKDGQSVPVGVGQPTLRVDGLTVGGTQS; this is encoded by the coding sequence ATGACGGACAACGCACTCGACCTCGCCCAGGCGCACATCCTCGCGCCCTCGGGTCTCGGCGAGCAGGATCTGAGCAGGGCATTGTCTAGCCTGCTGGGCGGAAATATCGACAGCGGTGACCTGTATTTTCAGCTCAGCCGCCATGAGTCCTGGGGCCTGGAGGACGGTATCGTCCGAGAAGGATCCTGGGGTATCGACCAGGGCGTGGGTGTGCGCGCCATCAGTGGCGACAAGACCGGATTTGCCTACAGCGACGAAATCGTGCTGCCCGCATTGCTGGATGCGGCGCAGGCCGCGCGCGCGATTGCGCACGGCGGGCAATCTGGGCAGATGCAGGCGTGGCAGTCCCGGACCGGCCACGCGCTGTACATGCCGCAGGACCCGACCCAGAGCATGAGCCCAGAGGACAAGATTGCGCTATTGCAGCGCGTTGATGCCGAAGCGCGTCGGCAGGATCCACGCGTCACGCAGGTGATGGTCAGCCTGGCCGGAGAGCATGATCTCATCCTGGTGGCAGCCAGCGACGGCACTCTCGCGGCCGACGCCCGTCCGCTGGTCCGCCTCAACGTGACGGTGATCGTGGAATCCGACGGACGCCGCGAACAGGGACATGCCGGTGGTGGTGGGCGTGTGGATTATCGCTATTTCCTCGACGGCGAGCGTGCGCTCGACTATGCCCGCGAGGCCGTGCGTCAGGCGCTGGTGAACCTGGAGGCGGTGGCGGCACCAGCCGGCAATATGACCGTGGTCCTCGGCCCGGGTTGGCCGGGCGTGCTGTTGCATGAGGCCATCGGCCATGGCCTGGAGGGCGACTTCAACCGCAAGAAGACCTCGGCCTTCAGCGGACGTTTAGGACAGCGCGTGGCGGCCAAGGGCGTGACCGTGGTGGACGATGGCACCCTGCCGGATCGCCGCGGTTCGTTGAACGTCGACGACGAAGGCACCCCCACCGGCTGCACGACGCTGATCGAGGACGGCATCCTGGTCGGCTATATGCAGGATCGCCTCAATGCGCGTCTGATGGGTATGGCACCGACCGGCAATGGCCGGCGCGAGTCCTACGCCCATCTGCCGATGCCACGTATGACCAATACCTACATGCGCGCCGGCAATGATGACCCGGAGGAAATCATCGCCTCGGTCGAAAAGGGGTTGTATGCGGTCAATTTTGGCGGTGGGCAGGTCGACATCACCTCCGGCAAATTCGTGTTTTCCGCCTCCGAGGCCTACCTGATCGAGAATGGCAAGGTAACCCGCCCGGTCAAGGGCGCGACCTTGATCGGCAACGGTCCCGACGTGCTCACCCGGGTTTCGCGCATCGGCAACGACCTCAAGCTCGACGATGGTGTCGGCACTTGCGGCAAGGATGGACAGAGCGTGCCGGTCGGCGTCGGTCAACCGACGCTGCGGGTGGACGGACTGACCGTCGGTGGCACCCAATCATGA